The nucleotide sequence cccccctccgctgcgTGACGGCTTCTCAGGCCGTTCTCCCCGAGAAGAAAGGAGGCGCCAGCCGGGCAGAGAGTCTCGGGCCCCTGGGGCCCTTCCGGGGCTGGCGCGGAGCGAGGGGGGGCACCCCCTCTCAGGCACGGTCCGGGAGCCCCGGGACGAGCAGTTCCGGCGGGCGgcccggcagaggccttcccCGCCCAGGCAGGCCCGCGTGGAGGTCGCTGGGCGAGTCAAGTCAGCCAGCCCGTggtcaggccaggccaggccaggcgggTCCGGAGAGCCACGTCCGCCCAAGCGCCTCCCTCTCGCTCCGGGCCAGGCGGGCACCCCGCCGGGCGAGCCAGGCCCGCGCccgcgccccccaccccgcccgcccgcccgcccgcccgcccgccggctGCTCACCTGGACGATCTCCCCCTCGGCGCTGAGCGTGGCTCCGGCGCGGGAGAAGCGGCCTTGCAGCCCGGTGGTGTAGGTGGTGTAGTCGCCGCCGGGGCTGGACTCGAAGAGCACCACCTCCACGAAGGCCGTCTCCTTGGCCAGCGCCGCCGCCGAcgaggccgccgccgccagcAGCACCCACAGCCCCAGCAGCGCCGCCCGCGACGACGAGCCCCGGGACCACGAGCAGCAGGACGAGGAGttgcaggaggaggaaggccccgccgccgccgccaccagccgccgccgccgcctcccgccgccgccgccgccgccgttcaTCGCGCCCCGGGCCCCCGCGCGCCACACTCGGCGGCCGCCCGGCCCAGGCCGCGCATCGCTCCACCggccccgccgccgccaccaccaccacgccgccgccgccgccgccaccacccgCGGGCCGCGCCGGGCCCCTCGGTTGCCcgccctggctggctggctggctggctcctctCCCAGCTCCGGCCGCAGCTCTCCTCCGCCCTGCCGTGCCGCTTCCCTTTCATCCGCTCCACGTGACGGGGGCCGCCGTGGGGTTATCCCCGccccgctcgctcgctcgctcgctcgggCAGCTGCTCCGGctcctgcggcggcggcggcggcggcctggcCCGGGCACAGCCTTGCACGCCCGCCCGTCGCAGCACTTGCAGGGAGCACTTGCTAGGCGCACTCCGGCGGGACCCTGCCG is from Sphaerodactylus townsendi isolate TG3544 unplaced genomic scaffold, MPM_Stown_v2.3 scaffold_48, whole genome shotgun sequence and encodes:
- the LOC125425437 gene encoding E3 ubiquitin-protein ligase ZNRF3-like translates to MNGGGGGGGRRRRRLVAAAAGPSSSCNSSSCCSWSRGSSSRAALLGLWVLLAAAASSAAALAKETAFVEVVLFESSPGGDYTTYTTGLQGRFSRAGATLSAEGEIVQMHPLGLCNSNDEEDLYEYGWVGVVKLEQPELEPKPCLTVLGKANRARKNWALSSAG